A portion of the Rhinopithecus roxellana isolate Shanxi Qingling chromosome 19, ASM756505v1, whole genome shotgun sequence genome contains these proteins:
- the EMC6 gene encoding ER membrane protein complex subunit 6, with translation MAAVVAKREGPPFISEAAVRGNAAVLDYCRTSVSALSGATAGILGLTGLYGFIFYLLASVLLSLLLILKAGRRWNKYFKSRRPLFTGGLIGGLFTYVLFWTFLYGMVHVY, from the coding sequence ATGGCCGCGGTGGTGGCCAAGCGGGAAGGGCCGCCGTTCATCAGCGAGGCGGCCGTGCGGGGCAACGCCGCCGTCCTGGATTATTGCCGGACCTCGGTGTCAGCGCTGTCGGGGGCCACGGCCGGCATCCTCGGCCTCACCGGCCTCTACGGCTTTATCTTCTACCTGCTCGCCTCTGTCCTGCTCTCCCTGCTCCTCATTCTCAAGGCGGGAAGGAGGTGgaacaaatatttcaaatcacGGAGACCTCTCTTTACAGGAGGCCTCATCGGGGGCCTCTTCACCTACGTCCTGTTCTGGACGTTCCTCTACGGCATGGTGCACGTCTACTGA